In Hemiscyllium ocellatum isolate sHemOce1 chromosome 20, sHemOce1.pat.X.cur, whole genome shotgun sequence, one genomic interval encodes:
- the mettl4 gene encoding N(6)-adenine-specific methyltransferase METTL4 produces the protein MSVVKSDTVGWLLDHQAYVNQSYRCCHHVPPDTRCCRYIFKAAYFDIEKPHIADTETTGDQETVCGDSRTKGRKRKRKRHALNQGEVEAQEYHKQVCLAIRSGTRKLIEQSTEFGEQGIVSKVPAGRECFQKQISMVVADSMLVELCSMAKQMAQEQHQPVQVISDEADSTADLNLLGRLTENSTDCARIVMLMGQRYLLPPHSSFLLSDISCMEPLLGYKKYDVITLDPPWENKSVKRSKGYSHLFPWQIQQIPVPELSAPGCLVVSWVTNRQRHLCFVKEQLYPSWSVEVVAEWHWVKVTRHGEFVVPLDSTHKKPYEILVLGRYKGSSERQNGENVTETATVPDHKLLVSVPCLLHSHKPPLGEVLKGLTRPNPNCLELFARNLQPGWTSWGNEVLRFQHLDYFQEFDIGGGDNDCCILRYQSSATVIVNSI, from the coding sequence ATGTCTGTGGTCAAGAGCGACACTGTGGGATGGCTACTGGATCACCAAGCCTACGTCAACCAGTCATACAGATGCTGCCATCACGTGCCACCTGATACCCGATGCTGTAGATACATTTTCAAGGCAGCATATTTTGACATTGAGAAGCCCCACATTGCTGACACAGAAACAACAGGAGATCAAGAGACAGTGTGTGGAGACTCAAGAACAAAAGGTAGAAAGCGCAAGAGGAAACGTCATGCACTGAACCAGGGAGAGGTAGAAGCACAGGAATACCATAAGCAGGTCTGCCTGGCTATTCGGAGTGGCACCAGAAAGCTGATAGAGCAAAGCACAGAGTTTGGGGAGCAAGGCATAGTCTCAAAGGTACCGGCTGGAAGGGAATGCTTTCAGAAACAAATCAGTATGGTGGTTGCTGACTCTATGTTGGTGGAGCTCTGCTCAATGGCAAAGCAGATGGCACAGGAACAGCACCAGCCTGTGCAGGTAATAAGCGATGAGGCAGATTCCACAGCAGACCTGAATCTGCTGGGCCGCCTGACTGAAAATAGTACAGACTGTGCCAGAATTGTAATGTTGATGGGACAGAGGTACTTGCTCCCACCACACTCCAGTTTTCTCCTGTCAGATATCTCCTGCATGGAACCCCTCTTGGGCTACAAAAAATATGACGTGATTACTTTGGACCCACCCTGGGAAAATAAGTCGGTCAAGAGAAGCAAAGGCTACAGTCACCTCTTTCCATGGCAGATCCAACAGATTCCTGTGCCAGAACTCTCAGCTCCAGGCTGCCTGGTGGTGAGCTGGGTCACCAATCGGCAAAGACACCTATGCTTTGTCAAGGAACAGTTATATCCCAGCTGGTCTGTTGAGGTAGTTGCCGAGTGGCACTGGGTGAAGGTAACCAGGCATGGAGAGTTTGTCGTCCCTTTAGACTCTACTCACAAGAAACCCTATGAGATCCTGGTTCTAGGCAGGTATAAAGGAAGCTCAGAAAGACAAAATGGGGAAAATGTCACCGAAACGGCCACAGTGCCTGACCACAAGCTGCTGGTCAGTGTTCCCTGTCTCCTTCATTCTCACAAGCCACCACTCGGGGAGGTACTGAAAGGATTGACCAGACCAAACCCAAACTGCCTGGAGCTGTTTGCCCGAAATCTGCAGCCCGGATGGACCAGCTGGGGGAACGAGGTgcttagattccagcatttggACTACTTCCAGGAGTTTGACATAGGAGGAGGAGACAATGACTGCTGTATTCTCAGATATCAGTCATCTGCAACAGTCATTGTTAACAGCATCTGA